In one Andrena cerasifolii isolate SP2316 chromosome 2, iyAndCera1_principal, whole genome shotgun sequence genomic region, the following are encoded:
- the Rel gene encoding nuclear factor NF-kappa-B family member relish isoform X4: protein MSTSVSPLHVTDYMPLKKVTVIGESYLTIVEEPMEKFRFRYKSEMIGTHGSLSGVNISVGKKRAPTVQLHNYLENAMIRCTLVTSDEGQRIPHAHRLVRREGSTDHDDPHHVKVSPETGFVATFHGMGIIHTAKKHVREELIRKMQMEALEKRKRKNINATLSTREEAQIIADADYYQKCVNLNSVALCFQAFIMDKHDIMIPITDPVYSHPINNLKSALTGELKICRIDKYTSSVDGGEEVFIFVEKVGKKNIRIKFFELNEDDCEVWCAYGRFSELDVHRQYAIAFRTPPYKDRNITSPKEVFIQLERPSDGDCSESIKFTYKPSDRELGKKRPRMSYSGSTELSHIKSANSNIGTEIPAENISSDSLEISKELKRLLSEGCTLPMSKNFLDIIELDKYLNYVDNNDDMLVFDGPSSKQHQDDTMFPRNVLTETMKCMKTDSKNIAEHVQKLLRDRSTYGDSPLHAALRYGQRSIVKHILMLMSTDKDCRMLVNGQNSSGKTPLHYAVLQNQPEITKVLLMLGAEPNRTDEHGFSPLHAAVRIPEAGACVDALLSEKIMDVEAHNDAGWTALHLAAEAGSYDAVRSLVRIGANVNNTDMSYGRTVLHIAVEGGHKDIVEFLLKETNIDVNKRNFSGNTALHTAVVHSGARAKELCALLIQHGADPHIQNHNREPETVDKRKGSHVDVKVEIDSDHESTEGTTGQSSFDLAMNKPDILQLLNQTENNKDELDFVSTKIEVDDENDETNWLNNARKEKLSNLLDETKGWKKLAKRVNFEYLLQSLHHNTSSPSLLLLNYIDVQASLSPKDMETILRDIGEKHAADYVNEIAATYSQNASAYF, encoded by the exons ATGTCGACTTCTGTGTCACCGCTACATGTCACTGATTATATGCCACTGAAAAAGGTCACAG tAATTGGGGAGTCATATTTAACGATCGTGGAGGAGCCAATGGAAAAGTTTAGATTTCGGTATAAGTCAGAGATGATAGGAACACACGGAAGTTTGAGCGGAGTAAATATAAGTGTCGGCAAAAAACGAGCACCAACTGTTCAG TTACACAATTATCTAGAGAATGCAATGATACGATGTACATTGGTTACATCTGACGAAGGCCAAAGAATACCTCACGCTCATAGATTAGTGCGCCGAGAAGGTTCCACTGATCATGACGATCCACATCACGTTAAGGTTTCTCCTGAAACTGGATTTGTCGCGAC ATTCCATGGAATGGGAATTATTCATACAGCAAAAAAGCATGTCCGAGAGGAGCTTATAAGGAAGATGCAGATGGAAGCTTTGGAAAAACGTaaaaggaaaaatataaatGCGACTCTCAGCACTCGGGAAGAAGCGCAA ATCATAGCTGATGCTGACTACTACCAAAAGTGTGTGAACCTGAACAGCGTTGCGCTATGTTTTCAAGCGTTTATTATGGATAAACATGATATTATGATACCAATAACAGATCCTGTTTATTCTCACCCCATCAATAATCTTA AAAGCGCATTGACCGGAGAACTGAAAATATGCAGGATTGACAAATACACTAGCAGTGTCGACGGAGGAGAAGAGGTGTTCATATTTGTCGAAAAAGTTGGGAAAA AAAATATTAGGATAAAGTTTTTTGAGCTAAACGAGGACGATTGTGAAGTTTGGTGCGCGTATGGACGTTTTTCAGAATTGGACGTGCATCGTCAATATGCCATTGCATTTCG AACTCCGCCATATAAAGACCGCAATATTACTTCGCCAAAAGAAGTTTTTATACAATTGGAACGACCGTCTGATGGAGATTGTTCGGAATCAATAAAGTTTACTTACAAACCCAGCGATAGAGAGCTAG GCAAGAAGCGTCCAAGAATGTCATATTCTGGGAGTACGGAATTATCGCATATAAAATCTGCAAATAGTAACATTGGAACCGAGATTCCAGCAGAAAACATCAGTAGCGACAGCCTAGAAATTTCTAaagaattaaaaagattattgtCCGAGGGCTGTACACTGCCAATGAGCAAAAATTTTCTTGACATTATAGAACTTGATA AATATCTTAACTATGTGGATAATAATGATGATATGCTTGTCTTTGATGGTCCATCGAGTAAACAA CACCAGGATGATACGATGTTTCCAAGAAATGTACTCACCGAGACTATGAAATGCATGAAAACGGATTCAAAGAATATAGCAGAACACGTACAAAAGCTACTTAGAGATCGTTCCACGTACGGGGATTCACCATTGCACGCAGCTCTTCGTTATGGTCAACGTAGTATAGTTAAACATATTCTAATGTTGATGAGCACCGATAAGGATTGCAGGATGCTGGTCAACGGACAGAACAGTTCtggaaaa ACGCCATTGCATTACGCTGTTTTACAAAATCAACCAGAAATTACAAAAGTGTTACTCATGCTTGGAGCTGAGCCAAATCGCACAGATGAACATGGATTTTCTCCGTTACATGCTGCTGTAAGGA TCCCTGAAGCTGGTGCCTGTGTCGATGCTTTATTATCGGAGAAAATAATGGACGTTGAAGCCCACAACGATGCTGGGTGGACAGCTTTACATCTTGCTGCAGAAGCAGGATCGTATGATGCAGTGCGTTCACTTGTTCGAATAGGAGCgaatgtaaataatactgatatgTCGTATGGTCGAACAGTGTTGCACATAGCTGTAGAAGGCGGGCACAAAGATATCgttgaatttttacttaaagAG ACAAACATAGAtgtaaataaaagaaacttcAGTGGAAATACAGCTTTGCATACTGCAGTTGTACATTCCGGAGCAAGAGCAAAAGAATTGTGCGCATTATTAATACAGCATGGTGCAGATCCACACATTCAGAATCACAATCGGGAGCCGGAAACT GTAGACAAAAGAAAAGGGTCACATGTTGATGTAAAAGTCGAAATCGATTCGGATCATGAAAGCACAGAGGGAACTACTGGACAGTCATCGTTCGATTTGGCCATGAATAAACCagat ATTTTACAGCTTCTGAATCAGACCGAGAACAACAAGGATGAGCTGGATTTCGTATCCACTAAAATAGAAGTGGATGATGAGAATGATGAAACAAATTGGTTGAACAAtgcaaggaaagaaaaattgtctAATCTTCTAGACGAAACAAAAGGATGGAAGAAACTCGCGAAACGCGTTAACTTTGAATACCTTTTACAGTCACTGCATCACAACACATCGAGTCCGTCACTTCTACTTCTAAACTACATTGAT GTACAGGCATCTTTATCTCCCAAGGATATGGAAACTATATTAAGGGACATTGGAGAAAAACATGCAGCTGATTATGTTAACGAAATTGCAGCTACATACTCGCAAAATGCATCTgcttatttttaa
- the Rel gene encoding nuclear factor NF-kappa-B family member relish isoform X1 has translation MPEVYENYMMLQDMSENQDYFLYGHELQANNSQGICSPFSGSQGTASAASPMSTSVSPLHVTDYMPLKKVTVIGESYLTIVEEPMEKFRFRYKSEMIGTHGSLSGVNISVGKKRAPTVQLHNYLENAMIRCTLVTSDEGQRIPHAHRLVRREGSTDHDDPHHVKVSPETGFVATFHGMGIIHTAKKHVREELIRKMQMEALEKRKRKNINATLSTREEAQIIADADYYQKCVNLNSVALCFQAFIMDKHDIMIPITDPVYSHPINNLKSALTGELKICRIDKYTSSVDGGEEVFIFVEKVGKKNIRIKFFELNEDDCEVWCAYGRFSELDVHRQYAIAFRTPPYKDRNITSPKEVFIQLERPSDGDCSESIKFTYKPSDRELGKKRPRMSYSGSTELSHIKSANSNIGTEIPAENISSDSLEISKELKRLLSEGCTLPMSKNFLDIIELDKYLNYVDNNDDMLVFDGPSSKQHQDDTMFPRNVLTETMKCMKTDSKNIAEHVQKLLRDRSTYGDSPLHAALRYGQRSIVKHILMLMSTDKDCRMLVNGQNSSGKTPLHYAVLQNQPEITKVLLMLGAEPNRTDEHGFSPLHAAVRIPEAGACVDALLSEKIMDVEAHNDAGWTALHLAAEAGSYDAVRSLVRIGANVNNTDMSYGRTVLHIAVEGGHKDIVEFLLKETNIDVNKRNFSGNTALHTAVVHSGARAKELCALLIQHGADPHIQNHNREPETVDKRKGSHVDVKVEIDSDHESTEGTTGQSSFDLAMNKPDILQLLNQTENNKDELDFVSTKIEVDDENDETNWLNNARKEKLSNLLDETKGWKKLAKRVNFEYLLQSLHHNTSSPSLLLLNYIDVQASLSPKDMETILRDIGEKHAADYVNEIAATYSQNASAYF, from the exons ATGCCCGAAGTCTACGAGAATTACATGATGTTACAGGATATGTCTGAAaaccaggattattttcttTATGGACATG AATTACAAGCGAACAACAGTCAAGGCATATGTAGCCCATTTAGTGGATCGCAAGGGACAGCAAGCGCAGCTTCACCCATGTCGACTTCTGTGTCACCGCTACATGTCACTGATTATATGCCACTGAAAAAGGTCACAG tAATTGGGGAGTCATATTTAACGATCGTGGAGGAGCCAATGGAAAAGTTTAGATTTCGGTATAAGTCAGAGATGATAGGAACACACGGAAGTTTGAGCGGAGTAAATATAAGTGTCGGCAAAAAACGAGCACCAACTGTTCAG TTACACAATTATCTAGAGAATGCAATGATACGATGTACATTGGTTACATCTGACGAAGGCCAAAGAATACCTCACGCTCATAGATTAGTGCGCCGAGAAGGTTCCACTGATCATGACGATCCACATCACGTTAAGGTTTCTCCTGAAACTGGATTTGTCGCGAC ATTCCATGGAATGGGAATTATTCATACAGCAAAAAAGCATGTCCGAGAGGAGCTTATAAGGAAGATGCAGATGGAAGCTTTGGAAAAACGTaaaaggaaaaatataaatGCGACTCTCAGCACTCGGGAAGAAGCGCAA ATCATAGCTGATGCTGACTACTACCAAAAGTGTGTGAACCTGAACAGCGTTGCGCTATGTTTTCAAGCGTTTATTATGGATAAACATGATATTATGATACCAATAACAGATCCTGTTTATTCTCACCCCATCAATAATCTTA AAAGCGCATTGACCGGAGAACTGAAAATATGCAGGATTGACAAATACACTAGCAGTGTCGACGGAGGAGAAGAGGTGTTCATATTTGTCGAAAAAGTTGGGAAAA AAAATATTAGGATAAAGTTTTTTGAGCTAAACGAGGACGATTGTGAAGTTTGGTGCGCGTATGGACGTTTTTCAGAATTGGACGTGCATCGTCAATATGCCATTGCATTTCG AACTCCGCCATATAAAGACCGCAATATTACTTCGCCAAAAGAAGTTTTTATACAATTGGAACGACCGTCTGATGGAGATTGTTCGGAATCAATAAAGTTTACTTACAAACCCAGCGATAGAGAGCTAG GCAAGAAGCGTCCAAGAATGTCATATTCTGGGAGTACGGAATTATCGCATATAAAATCTGCAAATAGTAACATTGGAACCGAGATTCCAGCAGAAAACATCAGTAGCGACAGCCTAGAAATTTCTAaagaattaaaaagattattgtCCGAGGGCTGTACACTGCCAATGAGCAAAAATTTTCTTGACATTATAGAACTTGATA AATATCTTAACTATGTGGATAATAATGATGATATGCTTGTCTTTGATGGTCCATCGAGTAAACAA CACCAGGATGATACGATGTTTCCAAGAAATGTACTCACCGAGACTATGAAATGCATGAAAACGGATTCAAAGAATATAGCAGAACACGTACAAAAGCTACTTAGAGATCGTTCCACGTACGGGGATTCACCATTGCACGCAGCTCTTCGTTATGGTCAACGTAGTATAGTTAAACATATTCTAATGTTGATGAGCACCGATAAGGATTGCAGGATGCTGGTCAACGGACAGAACAGTTCtggaaaa ACGCCATTGCATTACGCTGTTTTACAAAATCAACCAGAAATTACAAAAGTGTTACTCATGCTTGGAGCTGAGCCAAATCGCACAGATGAACATGGATTTTCTCCGTTACATGCTGCTGTAAGGA TCCCTGAAGCTGGTGCCTGTGTCGATGCTTTATTATCGGAGAAAATAATGGACGTTGAAGCCCACAACGATGCTGGGTGGACAGCTTTACATCTTGCTGCAGAAGCAGGATCGTATGATGCAGTGCGTTCACTTGTTCGAATAGGAGCgaatgtaaataatactgatatgTCGTATGGTCGAACAGTGTTGCACATAGCTGTAGAAGGCGGGCACAAAGATATCgttgaatttttacttaaagAG ACAAACATAGAtgtaaataaaagaaacttcAGTGGAAATACAGCTTTGCATACTGCAGTTGTACATTCCGGAGCAAGAGCAAAAGAATTGTGCGCATTATTAATACAGCATGGTGCAGATCCACACATTCAGAATCACAATCGGGAGCCGGAAACT GTAGACAAAAGAAAAGGGTCACATGTTGATGTAAAAGTCGAAATCGATTCGGATCATGAAAGCACAGAGGGAACTACTGGACAGTCATCGTTCGATTTGGCCATGAATAAACCagat ATTTTACAGCTTCTGAATCAGACCGAGAACAACAAGGATGAGCTGGATTTCGTATCCACTAAAATAGAAGTGGATGATGAGAATGATGAAACAAATTGGTTGAACAAtgcaaggaaagaaaaattgtctAATCTTCTAGACGAAACAAAAGGATGGAAGAAACTCGCGAAACGCGTTAACTTTGAATACCTTTTACAGTCACTGCATCACAACACATCGAGTCCGTCACTTCTACTTCTAAACTACATTGAT GTACAGGCATCTTTATCTCCCAAGGATATGGAAACTATATTAAGGGACATTGGAGAAAAACATGCAGCTGATTATGTTAACGAAATTGCAGCTACATACTCGCAAAATGCATCTgcttatttttaa
- the Rel gene encoding nuclear factor NF-kappa-B family member relish isoform X3, with protein MKRSEKMFPDNNDTKLQANNSQGICSPFSGSQGTASAASPMSTSVSPLHVTDYMPLKKVTVIGESYLTIVEEPMEKFRFRYKSEMIGTHGSLSGVNISVGKKRAPTVQLHNYLENAMIRCTLVTSDEGQRIPHAHRLVRREGSTDHDDPHHVKVSPETGFVATFHGMGIIHTAKKHVREELIRKMQMEALEKRKRKNINATLSTREEAQIIADADYYQKCVNLNSVALCFQAFIMDKHDIMIPITDPVYSHPINNLKSALTGELKICRIDKYTSSVDGGEEVFIFVEKVGKKNIRIKFFELNEDDCEVWCAYGRFSELDVHRQYAIAFRTPPYKDRNITSPKEVFIQLERPSDGDCSESIKFTYKPSDRELGKKRPRMSYSGSTELSHIKSANSNIGTEIPAENISSDSLEISKELKRLLSEGCTLPMSKNFLDIIELDKYLNYVDNNDDMLVFDGPSSKQHQDDTMFPRNVLTETMKCMKTDSKNIAEHVQKLLRDRSTYGDSPLHAALRYGQRSIVKHILMLMSTDKDCRMLVNGQNSSGKTPLHYAVLQNQPEITKVLLMLGAEPNRTDEHGFSPLHAAVRIPEAGACVDALLSEKIMDVEAHNDAGWTALHLAAEAGSYDAVRSLVRIGANVNNTDMSYGRTVLHIAVEGGHKDIVEFLLKETNIDVNKRNFSGNTALHTAVVHSGARAKELCALLIQHGADPHIQNHNREPETVDKRKGSHVDVKVEIDSDHESTEGTTGQSSFDLAMNKPDILQLLNQTENNKDELDFVSTKIEVDDENDETNWLNNARKEKLSNLLDETKGWKKLAKRVNFEYLLQSLHHNTSSPSLLLLNYIDVQASLSPKDMETILRDIGEKHAADYVNEIAATYSQNASAYF; from the exons ATGAAACGGAGTGAAAAGATGTTTCCTGATAATAATGATACTA AATTACAAGCGAACAACAGTCAAGGCATATGTAGCCCATTTAGTGGATCGCAAGGGACAGCAAGCGCAGCTTCACCCATGTCGACTTCTGTGTCACCGCTACATGTCACTGATTATATGCCACTGAAAAAGGTCACAG tAATTGGGGAGTCATATTTAACGATCGTGGAGGAGCCAATGGAAAAGTTTAGATTTCGGTATAAGTCAGAGATGATAGGAACACACGGAAGTTTGAGCGGAGTAAATATAAGTGTCGGCAAAAAACGAGCACCAACTGTTCAG TTACACAATTATCTAGAGAATGCAATGATACGATGTACATTGGTTACATCTGACGAAGGCCAAAGAATACCTCACGCTCATAGATTAGTGCGCCGAGAAGGTTCCACTGATCATGACGATCCACATCACGTTAAGGTTTCTCCTGAAACTGGATTTGTCGCGAC ATTCCATGGAATGGGAATTATTCATACAGCAAAAAAGCATGTCCGAGAGGAGCTTATAAGGAAGATGCAGATGGAAGCTTTGGAAAAACGTaaaaggaaaaatataaatGCGACTCTCAGCACTCGGGAAGAAGCGCAA ATCATAGCTGATGCTGACTACTACCAAAAGTGTGTGAACCTGAACAGCGTTGCGCTATGTTTTCAAGCGTTTATTATGGATAAACATGATATTATGATACCAATAACAGATCCTGTTTATTCTCACCCCATCAATAATCTTA AAAGCGCATTGACCGGAGAACTGAAAATATGCAGGATTGACAAATACACTAGCAGTGTCGACGGAGGAGAAGAGGTGTTCATATTTGTCGAAAAAGTTGGGAAAA AAAATATTAGGATAAAGTTTTTTGAGCTAAACGAGGACGATTGTGAAGTTTGGTGCGCGTATGGACGTTTTTCAGAATTGGACGTGCATCGTCAATATGCCATTGCATTTCG AACTCCGCCATATAAAGACCGCAATATTACTTCGCCAAAAGAAGTTTTTATACAATTGGAACGACCGTCTGATGGAGATTGTTCGGAATCAATAAAGTTTACTTACAAACCCAGCGATAGAGAGCTAG GCAAGAAGCGTCCAAGAATGTCATATTCTGGGAGTACGGAATTATCGCATATAAAATCTGCAAATAGTAACATTGGAACCGAGATTCCAGCAGAAAACATCAGTAGCGACAGCCTAGAAATTTCTAaagaattaaaaagattattgtCCGAGGGCTGTACACTGCCAATGAGCAAAAATTTTCTTGACATTATAGAACTTGATA AATATCTTAACTATGTGGATAATAATGATGATATGCTTGTCTTTGATGGTCCATCGAGTAAACAA CACCAGGATGATACGATGTTTCCAAGAAATGTACTCACCGAGACTATGAAATGCATGAAAACGGATTCAAAGAATATAGCAGAACACGTACAAAAGCTACTTAGAGATCGTTCCACGTACGGGGATTCACCATTGCACGCAGCTCTTCGTTATGGTCAACGTAGTATAGTTAAACATATTCTAATGTTGATGAGCACCGATAAGGATTGCAGGATGCTGGTCAACGGACAGAACAGTTCtggaaaa ACGCCATTGCATTACGCTGTTTTACAAAATCAACCAGAAATTACAAAAGTGTTACTCATGCTTGGAGCTGAGCCAAATCGCACAGATGAACATGGATTTTCTCCGTTACATGCTGCTGTAAGGA TCCCTGAAGCTGGTGCCTGTGTCGATGCTTTATTATCGGAGAAAATAATGGACGTTGAAGCCCACAACGATGCTGGGTGGACAGCTTTACATCTTGCTGCAGAAGCAGGATCGTATGATGCAGTGCGTTCACTTGTTCGAATAGGAGCgaatgtaaataatactgatatgTCGTATGGTCGAACAGTGTTGCACATAGCTGTAGAAGGCGGGCACAAAGATATCgttgaatttttacttaaagAG ACAAACATAGAtgtaaataaaagaaacttcAGTGGAAATACAGCTTTGCATACTGCAGTTGTACATTCCGGAGCAAGAGCAAAAGAATTGTGCGCATTATTAATACAGCATGGTGCAGATCCACACATTCAGAATCACAATCGGGAGCCGGAAACT GTAGACAAAAGAAAAGGGTCACATGTTGATGTAAAAGTCGAAATCGATTCGGATCATGAAAGCACAGAGGGAACTACTGGACAGTCATCGTTCGATTTGGCCATGAATAAACCagat ATTTTACAGCTTCTGAATCAGACCGAGAACAACAAGGATGAGCTGGATTTCGTATCCACTAAAATAGAAGTGGATGATGAGAATGATGAAACAAATTGGTTGAACAAtgcaaggaaagaaaaattgtctAATCTTCTAGACGAAACAAAAGGATGGAAGAAACTCGCGAAACGCGTTAACTTTGAATACCTTTTACAGTCACTGCATCACAACACATCGAGTCCGTCACTTCTACTTCTAAACTACATTGAT GTACAGGCATCTTTATCTCCCAAGGATATGGAAACTATATTAAGGGACATTGGAGAAAAACATGCAGCTGATTATGTTAACGAAATTGCAGCTACATACTCGCAAAATGCATCTgcttatttttaa
- the Rel gene encoding nuclear factor NF-kappa-B family member relish isoform X2, producing MPEVYENYMMLQDMSENQDYFLYGHELQANNSQGICSPFSGSQGTASAASPMSTSVSPLHVTDYMPLKKVTVIGESYLTIVEEPMEKFRFRYKSEMIGTHGSLSGVNISVGKKRAPTVQLHNYLENAMIRCTLVTSDEGQRIPHAHRLVRREGSTDHDDPHHVKVSPETGFVATFHGMGIIHTAKKHVREELIRKMQMEALEKRKRKNINATLSTREEAQIIADADYYQKCVNLNSVALCFQAFIMDKHDIMIPITDPVYSHPINNLKSALTGELKICRIDKYTSSVDGGEEVFIFVEKVGKKNIRIKFFELNEDDCEVWCAYGRFSELDVHRQYAIAFRTPPYKDRNITSPKEVFIQLERPSDGDCSESIKFTYKPSDRELGKKRPRMSYSGSTELSHIKSANSNIGTEIPAENISSDSLEISKELKRLLSEGCTLPMSKNFLDIIELDKYLNYVDNNDDMLVFDGPSSKQDDTMFPRNVLTETMKCMKTDSKNIAEHVQKLLRDRSTYGDSPLHAALRYGQRSIVKHILMLMSTDKDCRMLVNGQNSSGKTPLHYAVLQNQPEITKVLLMLGAEPNRTDEHGFSPLHAAVRIPEAGACVDALLSEKIMDVEAHNDAGWTALHLAAEAGSYDAVRSLVRIGANVNNTDMSYGRTVLHIAVEGGHKDIVEFLLKETNIDVNKRNFSGNTALHTAVVHSGARAKELCALLIQHGADPHIQNHNREPETVDKRKGSHVDVKVEIDSDHESTEGTTGQSSFDLAMNKPDILQLLNQTENNKDELDFVSTKIEVDDENDETNWLNNARKEKLSNLLDETKGWKKLAKRVNFEYLLQSLHHNTSSPSLLLLNYIDVQASLSPKDMETILRDIGEKHAADYVNEIAATYSQNASAYF from the exons ATGCCCGAAGTCTACGAGAATTACATGATGTTACAGGATATGTCTGAAaaccaggattattttcttTATGGACATG AATTACAAGCGAACAACAGTCAAGGCATATGTAGCCCATTTAGTGGATCGCAAGGGACAGCAAGCGCAGCTTCACCCATGTCGACTTCTGTGTCACCGCTACATGTCACTGATTATATGCCACTGAAAAAGGTCACAG tAATTGGGGAGTCATATTTAACGATCGTGGAGGAGCCAATGGAAAAGTTTAGATTTCGGTATAAGTCAGAGATGATAGGAACACACGGAAGTTTGAGCGGAGTAAATATAAGTGTCGGCAAAAAACGAGCACCAACTGTTCAG TTACACAATTATCTAGAGAATGCAATGATACGATGTACATTGGTTACATCTGACGAAGGCCAAAGAATACCTCACGCTCATAGATTAGTGCGCCGAGAAGGTTCCACTGATCATGACGATCCACATCACGTTAAGGTTTCTCCTGAAACTGGATTTGTCGCGAC ATTCCATGGAATGGGAATTATTCATACAGCAAAAAAGCATGTCCGAGAGGAGCTTATAAGGAAGATGCAGATGGAAGCTTTGGAAAAACGTaaaaggaaaaatataaatGCGACTCTCAGCACTCGGGAAGAAGCGCAA ATCATAGCTGATGCTGACTACTACCAAAAGTGTGTGAACCTGAACAGCGTTGCGCTATGTTTTCAAGCGTTTATTATGGATAAACATGATATTATGATACCAATAACAGATCCTGTTTATTCTCACCCCATCAATAATCTTA AAAGCGCATTGACCGGAGAACTGAAAATATGCAGGATTGACAAATACACTAGCAGTGTCGACGGAGGAGAAGAGGTGTTCATATTTGTCGAAAAAGTTGGGAAAA AAAATATTAGGATAAAGTTTTTTGAGCTAAACGAGGACGATTGTGAAGTTTGGTGCGCGTATGGACGTTTTTCAGAATTGGACGTGCATCGTCAATATGCCATTGCATTTCG AACTCCGCCATATAAAGACCGCAATATTACTTCGCCAAAAGAAGTTTTTATACAATTGGAACGACCGTCTGATGGAGATTGTTCGGAATCAATAAAGTTTACTTACAAACCCAGCGATAGAGAGCTAG GCAAGAAGCGTCCAAGAATGTCATATTCTGGGAGTACGGAATTATCGCATATAAAATCTGCAAATAGTAACATTGGAACCGAGATTCCAGCAGAAAACATCAGTAGCGACAGCCTAGAAATTTCTAaagaattaaaaagattattgtCCGAGGGCTGTACACTGCCAATGAGCAAAAATTTTCTTGACATTATAGAACTTGATA AATATCTTAACTATGTGGATAATAATGATGATATGCTTGTCTTTGATGGTCCATCGAGTAAACAA GATGATACGATGTTTCCAAGAAATGTACTCACCGAGACTATGAAATGCATGAAAACGGATTCAAAGAATATAGCAGAACACGTACAAAAGCTACTTAGAGATCGTTCCACGTACGGGGATTCACCATTGCACGCAGCTCTTCGTTATGGTCAACGTAGTATAGTTAAACATATTCTAATGTTGATGAGCACCGATAAGGATTGCAGGATGCTGGTCAACGGACAGAACAGTTCtggaaaa ACGCCATTGCATTACGCTGTTTTACAAAATCAACCAGAAATTACAAAAGTGTTACTCATGCTTGGAGCTGAGCCAAATCGCACAGATGAACATGGATTTTCTCCGTTACATGCTGCTGTAAGGA TCCCTGAAGCTGGTGCCTGTGTCGATGCTTTATTATCGGAGAAAATAATGGACGTTGAAGCCCACAACGATGCTGGGTGGACAGCTTTACATCTTGCTGCAGAAGCAGGATCGTATGATGCAGTGCGTTCACTTGTTCGAATAGGAGCgaatgtaaataatactgatatgTCGTATGGTCGAACAGTGTTGCACATAGCTGTAGAAGGCGGGCACAAAGATATCgttgaatttttacttaaagAG ACAAACATAGAtgtaaataaaagaaacttcAGTGGAAATACAGCTTTGCATACTGCAGTTGTACATTCCGGAGCAAGAGCAAAAGAATTGTGCGCATTATTAATACAGCATGGTGCAGATCCACACATTCAGAATCACAATCGGGAGCCGGAAACT GTAGACAAAAGAAAAGGGTCACATGTTGATGTAAAAGTCGAAATCGATTCGGATCATGAAAGCACAGAGGGAACTACTGGACAGTCATCGTTCGATTTGGCCATGAATAAACCagat ATTTTACAGCTTCTGAATCAGACCGAGAACAACAAGGATGAGCTGGATTTCGTATCCACTAAAATAGAAGTGGATGATGAGAATGATGAAACAAATTGGTTGAACAAtgcaaggaaagaaaaattgtctAATCTTCTAGACGAAACAAAAGGATGGAAGAAACTCGCGAAACGCGTTAACTTTGAATACCTTTTACAGTCACTGCATCACAACACATCGAGTCCGTCACTTCTACTTCTAAACTACATTGAT GTACAGGCATCTTTATCTCCCAAGGATATGGAAACTATATTAAGGGACATTGGAGAAAAACATGCAGCTGATTATGTTAACGAAATTGCAGCTACATACTCGCAAAATGCATCTgcttatttttaa